In the genome of Raphanus sativus cultivar WK10039 chromosome 4, ASM80110v3, whole genome shotgun sequence, one region contains:
- the LOC108848790 gene encoding ubiquitin carboxyl-terminal hydrolase 16, which produces MLIVLDLGVSSLLFLVISLVLPLVAFVVVRRKWRLASLKREEIRRLLVRASEEAARAELEASLEFSSVYVPDSFQCPVCYSPASTRCSRCKAVRYCSGKCQIIHWRQGHKDECHPASISYSTDDEKSDCDLKFREGNERLTPDETMLLHTEPVTTVPVREAILSNPVISPEDGGGESADNKDDLMDKEEAVSVAETSGSSFSGFSSSPRNDSSDDISFCESSSSSDSEISEPPRDANLSVESEETCFSSIDHVPSKPLSPKFVQLVESANDLASLPKLNLHKPGGDSPSQSSSLVSSVDTDRRPRSTDPSLLKSSDFWGTALGSVERVSGNCDASKSGKSSLHLSFGSSRDISAAKVSEPRNNNLKETTRAGLGTRNSSGEVNLRERTAKRSDEAEISLPRSSSLDVPSPLNPTVLSTLTLQRSKSTSTVVPLKVGEVQLLSSKASDTREFADVMKHSALGAKSGRVVDHQKQDGVDVHRINSLNGRSGMKASVLKVVDQWTRPKSVAENEIVGRHGHKGLFSYELFSKLYTSKTEFQPCGLINCGNSCFANVVFQCLMFTAPLTTYFLQQLHSRTCPNKEQCFTCGFEKLVLKAREETSPLSPNGLLSHLQNIGIRLGNGKQEDAHEFLRFVVDTMQSVCIKASEYDMPKTKKLEDTTLIGLTFGGYLRSKIKCMKCQEKSERREKMMDLTVEIDGDISTLEDALRRFTRTEILDGENKYKCGRCKSYERAKKKLKITEPPNVLTIALKRFQSGKFGKLNKLIRFPETLDLTPYVSGGSEKPHDYKLYGVIVHLDTMNASFSGHYVCYVRNSQNKWYKADDSTVVTSDVERVLTKGAYMLFYARCTPVPPRLVVCNKSEASNKKSSVPVVPKTTVSRSVSTASPGLDRPANIQSFYSSFQRLQRILEEDSSSDSSSLFDSTSDECSCSTDSTKNMDDFADFIFGDHQGRAHGQSDASSPTLSSSSSSPPFTRHSRLGDSSRSSQETCRSSRHHVPLGRER; this is translated from the exons ATGCTCATAGTTTTGGATCTAGGGGTTTCAAGTCTTCTTTTCCTTGTGATCTCTCTTGTTCTGCCTCTGGTAGCCTTCGTTGTTGTTCGGCGCAAATGGAGGCTCGCTTCCCTGAAAAGAGAGGAGATTCGGAGACTTCTTGTCCGTGCGTCGGAGGAGGCTGCTAGGGCTGAGCTAGAGGCCTCCCTCGAGTTCTCTTCGGTTTATGTCCCGGATAGCTTTCAGTGTCCTGTGTGCTATTCTCCTGCCTCTACTCGTTGCTCTCGGTGTAAAGCCGTTCGGTATTG ttCCGGGAAATGTCAAATCATCCACTGGCGGCAAGGTCACAAAGACGAATGTCATCCTGCTTCCATCTCATATAGTactgatgatgagaagagtGACTGTGATTTGAAGTTTAGAGAAGGAAACGAAAGGCTGACTCCTGATGAAACAATGTTGCTTCATACAGAACCAGTTACTACTGTACCAGTCAGGGAAGCAATACTCTCTAATCCTGTAATATCTCCTGAAGATGGAGGCGGAGAAAGTGCAGATAACAAAGATGATCTTATGGATAAGGAAGAAGCTGTTTCTGTTGCTGAAACATCTGGATCCTCGTTCTCTGGATTCTCCTCTTCCCCTCGTAATGACTCTAGtgatgatatttctttttgcGAGAGCTCTAGTTCATCTGATTCCGAGATATCAGAGCCTCCACGTGATGCTAATCTTTCTGTAGAGTCAGAGGAGACCTGTTTCAGCAGTATTGATCATGTTCCATCTAAACCGTTGTCTCCTAAATTTGTGCAATTGGTTGAGTCTGCAAATGACCTTGCTAGTCTGCCTAAATTGAATCTGCATAAACCTGGGGGTGATTCTCCGAGCCAATCAAGTAGCTTAGTCTCTTCCGTAGATACGGATAGGCGTCCACGATCAACTGATCCGTCTCTTCTGAAGTCATCTGATTTTTGGGGTACGGCTCTTGGATCAGTAGAGCGTGTAAGTGGGAACTGTGATGCTTCTAAATCTGGTAAATCCTCTCTGCATTTGTCATTTGGCTCCTCTAGGGACATCTCAGCTGCTAAAGTTTCTGAGCCTAGGAATAATAATCTAAAAGAAACTACTAGGGCTGGATTAGGGACTCGTAATTCTTCTGGTGAAGTGAATTTAAGAGAAAGAACTGCCAAAAGATCTGATGAAGCTGAAATTTCTTTACCAAGATCCTCTTCTCTTGATGTGCCGAGTCCTTTGAACCCTACTGTTTTGTCCACTTTGACACTTCAGAGGTCAAAGAGCACCAGCACTGTGGTCCCTCTGAAGGTTGGGGAAGTCCAGCTTTTGTCATCCAAGGCCTCAGATACTAGGGAGTTTGCTGATGTTATGAAACATTCTGCTCTAGGTGCAAAATCTGGAAGAGTTGTTGACCATCAGAAACAGGATGGTGTTGACGTTCACCGTATAAATTCTCTAAATGGAAGAAGTGGCATGAAGGCGTCAGTCCTGAAAGTTGTAGACCAGTGGACTAGACCGAAGTCCGTAGCTGAGAATGAGATAGTAGGAAGACATGGTCACAAG GGGCTCTTTTCATATGAATTATTTTCTAAGCTGTATACAAGTAAAACTGAGTTCCAGCCTTGTGGCCTCATCAATTGTGGCAATAG TTGCTTTGCAAATGTTGTCTTCCAATGCCTAATGTTCACTGCTCCTCTGACCACATACTTCCTCCAACAACTCCATTCTAGAACAT GTCCAAACAAAGAACAGTGCTTTACCTGTGGGTTTGAGAAGCTGGTCTTAAAGGCAAGAGAAGAGACGTCTCCATTGTCCCCTAATGGGTTGCTATCACATCTTCAGAATATTGGAATCCGTCTTGGGAATGGCAAGCAAGAAGATGCACATGAATTCCTTAG GTTTGTTGTCGACACAATGCAGTCTGTGTGCATTAAGGCATCTGAATACGATATGCCAAAGACTAAGAAATTAGAAGATACAACTCTAATTGGTTTGACATTCGGTGGATACCTCCGATCAAAG ATTAAATGCATGAAATGTCAAGAAAAATCTGAGCGGCGTGAGAAAATGATGGATCTAACGGTTGAGATTGATGGGGATATTAGCACCTTGGAGGATGCTTTGCGTCGATTTACAAGGACTGAAATATTGGATGGAGAAAACAAATACAAATGTGGCAG GTGTAAGTCATATGAGAGAGccaaaaagaaactgaaaatcACAGAGCCTCCGAATGTCCTTACTATTGCACTAAAACGATTCCAG TCAGGGAAATTCGGGAAGCTGAATAAGTTGATCAGGTTTCCAGAAACGCTAGATTTGACTCCATATGTCAGCGGTGGAAGTGAAAAACCACATGACTATAAACTCTATGGAGTCATCGTTCACTTGGATACAATGAATGCATCATTTTCTGGTCACTACGTGTGTTATGTTAGAAACAGTCAAAACAAGTGGTACAAGGCTGATGATAGCACG GTAGTAACTTCTGATGTTGAAAGGGTATTGACAAAGGGAGCGTATATGTTGTTCTACGCAAG GTGCACTCCAGTGCCACCAAGATTGGTAGTATGTAATAAATCTGAAGCATCCAATAAAAAAAGCTCTGTGCCGGTGGTACCTAAGACTACTGTATCTCGGTCTGTGTCTACCGCAAGTCCTGGTCTTGATCGACCTGCCAATATACAGTCGTTTTACTCCAGCTTCCAGAGGCTGCAGAGAATTTTGGAAGAGGACTCGTCTAGTGACAGTTCTTCTCTCTTTGACAGCACCTCAGATGAATGCTCTTGTAGCACAGACAGTACAAAAAACATGGACGACTTTGCTGATTTCATTTTTGGAGACCATCAAGGACGTGCTCATGGACAGTCCGATGCTTCTTCTCCAACattatcttcttcctcatcttctcctccCTTCACAAGGCATTCGCGGTTAGGGGACTCGAGTCGTTCTTCTCAAGAAACTTGCAGAAGCTCGAGACATCACGTGCCCTTGGGAAGAGAAAGGTAA